In Corythoichthys intestinalis isolate RoL2023-P3 chromosome 11, ASM3026506v1, whole genome shotgun sequence, a single genomic region encodes these proteins:
- the LOC130923660 gene encoding uncharacterized protein LOC130923660 isoform X2 → MATTTPRRMLIFKIQKRLLALSISQLQMVASAIDDRSGLDAEALSERELLNLIVDYLKSEKLKHTEDEGLARILRLDDTLDQLVKAPDWEDADEGGMSEGALVQAEDTKTRRRNTSNTAPVDGRPQSSLGESDVGTLQLATEGDGNVPIRNLTTSSPSRSIADSAAYTLPDQASLSSSVD, encoded by the coding sequence ATGGCTACCACAACCCCACGAAGGATGCTAATCTTCAAGATTCAAAAGAGACTCCTTGCCTTGAGTATCAGCCAGCTACAGATGGTCGCAAGTGCGATTGACGACAGATCAGGACTTGATGCCGAGGCTTTGAGTGAACGAGAACTGTTGAATTTGATTGTTGACTACCTAAAGAGTGAGAAGTTGAAACACACGGAAGATGAGGGCCTGGCTCGAATCCTTCGCCTGGATGACACGCTCGATCAACTAGTGAAAGCCCCGGATTGGGAAGATGCTGACGAGGGAGGAATGAGCGAGGGTGCGCTCGTTCAGGCGGAGGATACGAAGACTCGTCGACGGAACACTTCAAATACGGCGCCTGTGGACGGCCGCCCGCAGTCCTCGCTCGGGGAAAGTGACGTTGGCACTCTTCAACTAGCCACGGAGGGAGACGGTAACGTACCCATTCGGAACCTCACTACTTCATCGCCAAGCAGATCCATCGCTGACAGTGCTGCCTATACCCTTCCCGACCAAGCCAGTCTGTCGTCCAGTGTGG